In Sesamum indicum cultivar Zhongzhi No. 13 linkage group LG1, S_indicum_v1.0, whole genome shotgun sequence, the sequence AAATGACGAGAGAAGAATTGCAGCACATGATCGATGAAGCGAGCAGGAAGGCCATTGTTGAGTATGAACGCAGAACGGTGACCCCGGCCAGGGAAGGGGTTAAGCGGCAGCTGTTCCAGGAGATGGAGACGGAACAGAGAAGAGAGACCTTGAGGGCACCAGAGAGAGGTCCGGAGAGAACCTTATCCAATGAGGTGACTAGTAAGCGAACAGTGGCAAGCAGAAAAACTGCTGCGAGACAGCCAGCTATTTCGCGTGAAGAGGTGGACAGTGTTGGTAAGTAGATTGAGCAGTTAGGGAAACAAATTGAGGAATTGAAGAAGAGGGGAGAGTTAGTGTCGCAGAATCGGAGCTCGCCCTTCACTAATCGGATATTGCTGGAAGTGGTGGATAACAATTTCCGATTCCCCGACCTGCCCAAGTATGATGGAAGCAAGGACCCAAGGGAGCATGTCGCTGCCTTTGACCTGGTGATGAATCTTTACGGTCAGACCGATCCGATCAAGGCAAAACTGTTCGTCACTACGCTGAAGGGTAAAGCTCAGGAGTGGTTCACAAGCTTAGGTAGTGGAACTATTGATTCATATGAGCAGTTAATTCAtaagttttcttttcattttgccaGTAAGAGAAAAGCAAAGAGATCGGCGACCCACCTGTTTACGATCCGACAGCGGGAGGACGAGACGCTGAAAACTTTCATGGAGAGGTTCAACAACGAAGTGCTGGAGGTGCAGGATCTACGGATCGACATGATGGTTAGTATTTTGATCCATGGTTTGCAGAAAGGTCCTTTTGCATCAGCGCTCGCCCGCGACACGCCTACGGGCACAGAGCAATTAATGGAGATGGCCCAAAAATATATcgatgaagaagaaatgaacGCCATGAAGGATAATTATTGGTCTAGAGATCCGACCAGGATGAGGGGAGAAAGGTCGCGGGAAGGAAAACAACGAGCGGAAGGAGATCGCGAGCGGAAAGGACCTTATGTGCCCCGTTACCATAGGTACACCCCGCTGATGACTACTAGAGAAAaggtgatgatgatggtggaaAACGAGGGCCTCTTGTAGCAACCAGAGAAGATGCGGGATACCCATACAAAAAAGAACTCAAATAAGTACTGCAGGTTCCACAAGGATAGATGGCATAACACGGAGGATTGCTACCAACTAAAGGATGAGATTGAGCGGTTGATAAGACAAGGGTATTTCAAACATTTGATTGACAGGAGGGCAGAACAGCGAGATCGCAGTAGGTCGCGGAGCCGGGAAAGGCTCTAGAGGGATGAAGCGGGGGCGAGCGGAGCTCGAGACAACGCTCCTAACAAGGGTGTCATCCACACTATCTCGGGGAGACCCACAAGTGGAGACTCAAGTAGAGTAAGGAAAAGGTACGCTCGAGAAAGCAGGTGGAAACATGATGGGCTAATGATGCATGTGGAAAAGCAGGAGAGCATCGTCTTCGGGGACGAGGACTTGAGTGCTGACATGGTGGAACAAAACGACCCTATGGTCATAAAGATGGACATTGCGAACTACCAGGTACATAAGGTATTAATTGATAATGGCAGTTctgttgacattatttttagtgatatCCTCAGGAAAATGGATTTGGGGGATGTGAAACTAAAGGCCGTACGAACACCCCTAGTTGGGTTCGGAGGGAACGAGGTCATCCCAGAAGGTGTAATCGAGCTGCCAGTGTCGCTAGGTGAGGAGCCCAAGAGGAAGACGTGCATGATCTCGTTCCTGGTCGTTGATAGCCCATTCGCGTATAATGTTGTATTGGGACGACCAGGATTGAACAAGTTTCGAGCAGTGGTATCTACCTTCCATCTGAAGATGAAGTTCCCGACGCCACAGGGAATCGGAGAAGTTAAATGCGACCAACGGACAGCAAGGCAGTGCTATAATCTTGCTGTGAAGCAGGGAgaatcaaagaaagaaaaaaggaaggaGGAGACAAACCGAGAGGCGGCAAAGAGAGGAAAGATGGAAAGGATTGAACCATCGGGCGAGTATAAGGAGGTGGAGTTGATCTCTGGGAACTTTCAGAAAACGACCAGGATTGGATCGCAGATGACTACAGAAATGGAGACGATGATGATCGACTTCTTACGGAGTAATCATGACCTATTCGCGTGGAGCCCATCAGATTTTCAAGGTATCAATCCCGAGATTATTGTTCATAGACTAAATATTGATCCACAGGTCAAACCAgtgaagcagaagaagaggGTTTTCGGGGTCGAGAGGAATAAGATAATCGAAGAAGAGGTCGCCAAGTTGTTGCGTGCTGGCTTTGTTCGAGAAATCCAGTACACGACCTGGC encodes:
- the LOC105161948 gene encoding uncharacterized protein LOC105161948 translates to MHVEKQESIVFGDEDLSADMVEQNDPMVIKMDIANYQVHKVLIDNGSSVDIIFSDILRKMDLGDVKLKAVRTPLVGFGGNEVIPEGVIELPVSLGEEPKRKTCMISFLVVDSPFAYNVVLGRPGLNKFRAVVSTFHLKMKFPTPQGIGEVKCDQRTARQCYNLAVKQGESKKEKRKEETNREAAKRGKMERIEPSGEYKEVELISGNFQKTTRIGSQMTTEMETMMIDFLRSNHDLFAWSPSDFQGINPEIIVHRLNIDPQVKPVKQKKRVFGVERNKIIEEEVAKLLRAGFVREIQYTTWLSNVVVVPKAAGKWRMCTDYTDLNKACPKDPYPLPRIDLLVDSTAGCALFSMMDAYQGYHQIFMAKEDAEKTAFVTEKGVYCYDVMPFGLKNAGATYQRLVNRMFKDHIGNTMEVYVDDMLVKSKKEDDHLTNLRTAFDIMRSYGMKLNPSKCTFGVRGGKFLGYMVSERGIEANQKKSRQLCS